Proteins encoded together in one Oceanobacillus iheyensis HTE831 window:
- a CDS encoding CopG family ribbon-helix-helix protein, whose protein sequence is MSESLQEIMVKMPKNLLSEVDGLMKYENSDLSDFICEATQIYLNHKKEEHIQRFHETMQRGYEEMGRINLTIASEAFQAEEEAENTLERSVIGV, encoded by the coding sequence TTGTCAGAAAGTTTACAAGAAATCATGGTGAAGATGCCAAAGAACCTACTAAGTGAGGTGGATGGGTTAATGAAATATGAAAATAGCGATCTAAGCGATTTTATTTGTGAAGCAACGCAAATTTATTTAAACCATAAAAAAGAAGAGCATATTCAGCGCTTCCACGAAACTATGCAGCGTGGTTATGAAGAAATGGGACGCATTAATTTGACGATTGCTTCTGAGGCCTTTCAAGCTGAAGAGGAGGCTGAAAACACCCTAGAGCGCTCTGTGATCGGGGTGTAA
- a CDS encoding type II toxin-antitoxin system PemK/MazF family toxin, with protein sequence MIVQRGEVYFADLSPVVGSEQGGVRPVLILQNDIGNRFSPTVIVAAITAQIQKAKLPTHVEIDAKRYGFDRNSVILLEQIRTLDKQRLTDKITKLDKEMMIKINQALEISLGLKDVYGG encoded by the coding sequence TTGATCGTTCAAAGAGGCGAGGTATATTTCGCTGACTTATCCCCTGTTGTTGGATCGGAGCAAGGTGGGGTAAGGCCTGTCCTAATTCTCCAAAACGACATCGGTAACCGTTTCAGCCCTACTGTTATTGTCGCTGCGATAACAGCACAAATTCAAAAGGCAAAATTACCAACCCATGTGGAGATTGATGCAAAGCGATATGGATTTGATCGGAATTCCGTAATTCTTTTGGAACAAATCAGGACGTTGGATAAACAGCGTTTAACGGATAAAATTACGAAATTAGATAAGGAAATGATGATTAAAATTAATCAGGCATTAGAAATAAGCCTCGGCTTAAAAGATGTATATGGTGGATAA
- a CDS encoding RsbT co-antagonist protein RsbRA, with translation MKRGFRELLIENSDSIVENWLAEINSLKTGNYTATISDELYESTNREFVNVIFTSIRNQGSSKEVEDFSEKIINLGWPLSYLTDGLQVFRRVSTEYLLSQSEVIDSNQFSMILSSVDEWVEPLIRQLVNEYSGSWENILSLQRVALQELSAPLIPVMEGITVMPLIGTIDTERAKLIMENLLEGTIKHNSEVVLIDITGVPVVDTMVAHHIIQAAEAVRLIGSTCILVGIRPEIAQTIVNLGIDLSNFPTQSSLKKGFTKALELTGREVIDLKNRESDIEGIINSLKGE, from the coding sequence ATGAAACGAGGGTTTAGAGAGCTCCTTATAGAGAACAGTGATTCCATTGTTGAAAATTGGCTAGCAGAAATTAACTCATTAAAGACAGGTAATTATACTGCGACTATATCAGACGAATTGTATGAAAGTACAAATCGAGAGTTTGTCAATGTGATATTTACAAGTATTCGTAATCAAGGTTCGTCTAAGGAAGTAGAAGATTTTTCTGAAAAGATCATAAATCTAGGATGGCCGTTGAGTTATTTAACAGATGGACTACAGGTGTTTCGAAGAGTGTCAACAGAGTATTTACTTAGTCAATCCGAAGTAATTGATTCTAACCAATTCTCAATGATTTTATCTAGTGTTGATGAGTGGGTGGAGCCTCTTATTCGCCAGTTAGTGAATGAATACTCTGGCAGCTGGGAGAATATTCTGTCGTTGCAACGTGTTGCTTTACAAGAATTATCTGCCCCACTGATTCCTGTTATGGAAGGTATTACGGTAATGCCTTTAATTGGAACGATTGATACAGAAAGAGCAAAGTTAATTATGGAGAATCTTCTGGAAGGTACGATAAAACACAATTCAGAGGTTGTATTAATAGATATTACAGGTGTTCCGGTAGTTGATACGATGGTTGCACATCATATTATTCAAGCTGCGGAAGCCGTTCGATTAATTGGTTCTACATGTATTTTAGTTGGAATTCGTCCTGAAATTGCTCAAACAATTGTAAACTTAGGAATTGATTTAAGTAATTTCCCAACACAGAGTTCATTGAAAAAAGGATTTACGAAAGCATTAGAACTTACTGGACGTGAGGTTATAGATTTAAAAAATCGCGAGTCTGATATTGAAGGAATCATAAATTCCTTGAAAGGAGAATAA
- a CDS encoding STAS domain-containing protein has product MRIPILKLHNYLLISIQTEIDDQTAIQFQEDLLDKIHKTGASGVVIDLTSVDIIDSFIAKVLGDVVSMSDLMGAKVVLTGIQPAVAMTLIDLGIHMQNVPTALDLEQGLVKLQQELEV; this is encoded by the coding sequence ATGCGCATTCCAATTTTAAAGCTTCATAACTACTTACTTATCTCTATTCAAACAGAAATAGACGACCAAACAGCAATTCAATTTCAAGAGGATTTATTAGATAAAATCCATAAAACAGGAGCATCAGGAGTAGTAATTGATCTTACCTCTGTTGATATAATAGATTCGTTTATAGCGAAGGTGCTTGGAGACGTTGTATCAATGTCGGATTTAATGGGGGCGAAAGTTGTACTTACTGGTATTCAACCTGCTGTTGCAATGACTTTAATTGATTTAGGTATCCATATGCAAAATGTCCCAACAGCATTAGATTTAGAACAAGGATTAGTTAAGCTTCAACAGGAACTGGAGGTATAA
- a CDS encoding anti-sigma regulatory factor has protein sequence MDPQSCVNIKKEWDIVGARQLGREMAKQVGFGTVDQARVATAISELARNIYLYAEHGKICFEVIKGEKKQGLCMIALDNGPGISDISRAMQDGYTTSGGLGAGLPGVKRLMDDFDIESEIGKGTRIKAVKWIR, from the coding sequence ATGGATCCACAATCCTGCGTGAATATAAAAAAAGAGTGGGATATTGTTGGGGCAAGACAACTTGGTCGTGAGATGGCAAAGCAAGTAGGTTTCGGAACGGTTGACCAGGCGAGAGTTGCAACAGCAATATCAGAATTAGCTCGTAACATATACTTATACGCTGAGCACGGTAAGATTTGTTTTGAAGTTATTAAAGGTGAAAAGAAACAAGGTTTATGCATGATTGCTTTAGATAACGGACCTGGAATAAGTGATATTAGTCGTGCTATGCAAGATGGTTATACTACTTCCGGAGGGTTAGGAGCAGGACTCCCAGGTGTGAAAAGGTTAATGGATGACTTTGATATTGAATCCGAAATAGGAAAAGGTACAAGAATAAAAGCTGTGAAGTGGATAAGATAA
- a CDS encoding PP2C family protein-serine/threonine phosphatase — translation MEKTIKNNTKRYQDLLDKYIHSQDEEALYGIEKVSKDFIKKNILPEEIINLHIQAMESLNKDLTEDYKHSMNFLLEAMIFYGLALQEVTNLRQEKDVLTSEIAIAANMQKTLLGTNKPEIDGVDLGIISVPAHQMNGDYYHFVKGSDDTFGIAIADIIGKGIPAALCMSMIKYAIDSYPEETMRPSTILKNLNRVVERNIDPSMFITMCYAHYHPTENILRFSSAGHEPGYFYHAETDTFEELKMKGLVLGVMPDATYEEINLTMKENDMVILLTDGVTECRDGDRFIETEEVLQVIRKYAHLSAQEMVENVYKHFEKLQGFQLRDDFTLFAIRKGV, via the coding sequence ATGGAAAAGACGATAAAAAATAATACAAAAAGATATCAAGATTTGCTGGATAAATATATTCACTCTCAAGATGAGGAAGCTTTGTACGGGATTGAGAAGGTAAGTAAGGATTTTATAAAAAAGAATATCTTACCTGAAGAAATCATTAACCTCCATATACAAGCAATGGAGAGCTTAAATAAAGATTTAACGGAGGATTATAAGCACTCCATGAACTTTTTATTAGAAGCGATGATTTTTTATGGTTTAGCGCTACAAGAAGTAACAAATCTCAGACAAGAAAAAGATGTGTTAACTTCTGAAATAGCTATTGCAGCCAATATGCAAAAAACGTTGCTCGGTACAAACAAGCCAGAGATTGATGGTGTGGATTTAGGAATTATAAGTGTACCTGCACATCAGATGAATGGCGACTATTATCATTTTGTTAAAGGGAGCGACGACACTTTTGGAATTGCGATTGCGGATATTATTGGCAAAGGGATTCCAGCGGCACTTTGTATGTCGATGATTAAGTATGCTATTGATAGTTATCCAGAGGAAACAATGCGTCCGAGTACTATTTTAAAAAATCTTAACCGAGTAGTAGAAAGAAATATTGACCCAAGTATGTTTATTACAATGTGTTATGCACATTACCATCCGACAGAAAATATACTTCGTTTTTCTTCAGCAGGCCATGAACCTGGTTATTTTTATCATGCAGAAACGGATACGTTTGAAGAGTTAAAGATGAAAGGGTTAGTGTTAGGTGTTATGCCCGACGCAACATACGAAGAGATTAATTTGACGATGAAAGAAAATGACATGGTCATTTTGCTAACTGATGGTGTCACAGAGTGTCGTGATGGAGACCGTTTCATTGAAACCGAAGAAGTATTACAAGTAATACGTAAATACGCACATTTATCTGCTCAAGAGATGGTTGAGAATGTTTATAAACATTTTGAAAAACTACAAGGATTTCAGCTCCGAGATGATTTTACATTATTTGCCATTAGAAAAGGTGTTTGA
- a CDS encoding STAS domain-containing protein — protein MNLSVSTEESNGQVVLKVAGEIDAYTAPKLKETLLPLVKDSSNNIQVDLEEVNYMDSTGLGVFVSALKASKESKSNFELINVQDRVYRIFEITGLDEIIQIKAAIRGVNE, from the coding sequence ATGAATTTATCAGTTAGTACGGAAGAAAGTAATGGTCAAGTTGTCTTAAAAGTAGCAGGAGAAATTGACGCTTATACTGCTCCAAAATTAAAAGAAACACTCTTACCATTAGTAAAAGATTCTTCCAATAATATACAAGTTGATTTAGAAGAAGTTAATTATATGGATAGTACAGGTTTAGGAGTATTTGTAAGTGCACTTAAAGCTTCCAAAGAAAGTAAAAGTAATTTTGAATTAATTAATGTTCAAGATAGAGTTTACCGCATCTTTGAAATAACAGGTTTAGATGAAATTATTCAGATTAAAGCGGCGATTAGAGGTGTAAATGAATAA
- the rsbW gene encoding anti-sigma B factor RsbW, which produces MSNYDYIEMKVPAKPEYVGVARLTLSGVANRMGFSYESIEDLKVAVSEAITNAVNHAYNDNESGEINIGFGIYEDHIEIMIADRGESFDLEKIKQETGPYHPEEPVEKLREGGFGLFLIEALMDDVKINNQYGVMIMMSKYIAEEEVDMDDDQISTTQ; this is translated from the coding sequence ATGAGTAATTATGATTATATTGAAATGAAAGTTCCAGCAAAACCTGAATATGTTGGTGTTGCGCGCCTTACATTATCGGGAGTTGCTAACCGTATGGGCTTTTCGTACGAATCGATAGAGGATCTAAAAGTTGCGGTATCTGAAGCAATTACAAATGCGGTAAATCATGCTTACAATGATAATGAATCCGGTGAGATTAACATTGGTTTTGGTATATATGAGGATCATATTGAAATTATGATCGCTGACCGTGGTGAAAGTTTTGATTTAGAAAAAATTAAACAAGAAACAGGGCCATACCACCCAGAAGAACCAGTAGAAAAACTAAGAGAAGGTGGGTTTGGGTTATTTCTTATTGAAGCTCTAATGGACGATGTAAAAATCAATAATCAATATGGCGTAATGATTATGATGTCTAAATATATAGCAGAAGAAGAGGTGGACATGGATGACGACCAAATCTCAACCACACAATAA